In Janibacter cremeus, a genomic segment contains:
- the rpsM gene encoding 30S ribosomal protein S13, which produces MARLVGVDLPREKRVEVALTYIFGVGRTTAQKAVAATEIDPATRVKDLGDDQLVALRDWFEENVQLEGDLRREVAADIRRKVEIGTYAGLRHRRGLPVRGQRTKTNARTRKGPKRTVAGKKKA; this is translated from the coding sequence ATGGCACGTCTTGTTGGAGTTGACCTCCCGCGCGAGAAGCGCGTCGAGGTCGCCCTGACCTACATCTTCGGTGTGGGCCGCACGACTGCGCAGAAGGCAGTCGCGGCAACCGAGATCGACCCGGCCACTCGCGTGAAGGACCTCGGTGACGACCAGCTCGTCGCCCTGCGTGACTGGTTCGAGGAGAACGTCCAGCTCGAGGGAGACCTCCGCCGCGAGGTCGCTGCCGACATCCGCCGCAAGGTCGAGATCGGCACCTACGCGGGCCTGCGCCACCGCCGTGGCCTCCCGGTGCGCGGTCAGCGCACCAAGACCAACGCGCGTACCCGCAAGGGCCCCAAGCGCACCGTCGCAGGCAAGAAGAAGGCCTGA
- the rpmJ gene encoding 50S ribosomal protein L36, translated as MKVQPSVKKICDKCKVIRRNGRVMVICDNLRHKQRQG; from the coding sequence ATGAAGGTTCAGCCGAGCGTCAAGAAGATCTGTGACAAGTGCAAGGTGATCCGCCGCAACGGCCGGGTCATGGTGATCTGCGACAACCTGCGCCACAAGCAGCGCCAGGGCTGA
- the infA gene encoding translation initiation factor IF-1 gives MAKKDGVIEVEGTIVEALPNANFRVELTNGHKVLAHISGKMRQHYIRILPEDKVVVELSPYDLTRGRIVFRYR, from the coding sequence ATGGCCAAGAAGGACGGTGTCATCGAGGTCGAGGGCACGATCGTCGAAGCGCTCCCGAACGCGAACTTTCGGGTCGAGCTGACGAACGGTCACAAGGTTCTCGCCCACATCTCGGGCAAGATGCGGCAGCACTACATCCGGATCCTCCCCGAGGACAAGGTCGTGGTGGAGCTCAGCCCGTACGACCTGACCCGCGGCCGTATCGTCTTCCGCTACCGCTGA
- a CDS encoding BCCT family transporter, whose amino-acid sequence MDALARKLGLRTQPTIFFTSAGLMVLFLIVLLLFPDQLNSSFGAGREWIVTNLGWYFIFGVTAWVIILLGVAISPYGQVRLGRKDEPPQYSFPSWFAMLFAGGIGTILMFWGVAEPVSHYSNPPKAGVEPYSVAAAQDGMNFALYHLSLHTWAIFCLPGLAFAYFIHRYELPVRVSSVFYPFLKDGIYGPIGRAIDILAILGTLFGVAVSIGLGTSQIGAGLGELFGWANDTTLQVIIVIVLTSVAVTSIVRGLDKGVKFLSNINIVMAIGLMIFVFLTGGMALFLLRELFETTGNFVSSLPELMLWNDALANVTKDEGWGWQGGWTVFYWAWTVSWAPFMGIFLARISKGRTVREFVLGVLFAPTIFTIIWFVVFGWSAMRIDGMDGSEGPIASAVAESIPLSMFAFFENYPLTTFIQGFAVVIVAIFFATSSDSASLVVDMLCTGDGDAGPTRQRVFWGVSEGLLAALLIVLAGDEGLNALQQVITVIGLPMFTLMFLAGISFLIALRKENLEYVTRVRGVPDEAVSAGKEALDRGEITGELPVTEKDEKVKSG is encoded by the coding sequence ATGGATGCCCTTGCTCGTAAACTGGGGCTACGCACCCAGCCGACCATCTTCTTCACCTCCGCCGGGTTGATGGTCCTCTTCCTCATCGTGCTGCTGCTCTTCCCGGATCAGCTCAACAGCAGCTTCGGCGCTGGCCGGGAGTGGATCGTCACGAACCTGGGCTGGTACTTCATCTTCGGCGTCACCGCGTGGGTGATCATCCTGCTGGGCGTGGCCATCAGCCCCTACGGCCAGGTCCGGCTCGGCCGCAAGGACGAGCCACCGCAGTACAGCTTCCCCTCGTGGTTCGCGATGCTCTTCGCCGGTGGCATCGGCACCATCCTGATGTTCTGGGGCGTGGCCGAGCCGGTCTCGCACTACTCGAACCCCCCGAAGGCCGGCGTGGAGCCGTACAGCGTGGCGGCCGCACAGGACGGGATGAACTTCGCGCTGTACCACCTGAGCCTGCACACCTGGGCCATCTTCTGCCTGCCCGGCCTCGCCTTCGCGTACTTCATCCACCGGTACGAGCTGCCGGTGCGCGTCAGCTCCGTGTTCTACCCCTTCCTCAAGGACGGCATCTACGGGCCGATCGGGCGGGCCATCGACATCCTCGCCATCCTCGGCACCCTCTTCGGCGTCGCCGTGTCCATCGGTCTGGGCACCTCGCAGATCGGCGCCGGTCTGGGTGAGCTCTTCGGATGGGCCAACGACACGACGCTGCAGGTCATCATCGTCATCGTCCTCACCTCGGTGGCCGTCACCTCGATCGTCCGCGGCCTGGACAAGGGCGTGAAGTTCCTGTCCAACATCAACATCGTCATGGCGATCGGCCTGATGATCTTCGTCTTCCTCACCGGCGGGATGGCGCTCTTCCTGCTCCGCGAGCTCTTCGAGACCACGGGCAACTTCGTCTCGTCGCTGCCCGAGCTGATGCTCTGGAACGACGCCCTGGCCAACGTCACCAAGGACGAGGGCTGGGGCTGGCAGGGCGGCTGGACCGTCTTCTACTGGGCCTGGACGGTCAGCTGGGCACCGTTCATGGGCATCTTCCTCGCCCGCATCTCCAAGGGACGCACGGTCCGTGAGTTCGTCCTCGGCGTCCTCTTCGCACCGACGATCTTCACCATCATCTGGTTCGTCGTCTTCGGGTGGTCCGCGATGCGGATCGACGGCATGGACGGCTCGGAGGGGCCGATTGCCTCGGCTGTCGCGGAGTCGATCCCGCTGTCGATGTTCGCCTTCTTCGAAAACTACCCGCTGACGACCTTCATCCAGGGCTTCGCTGTGGTCATCGTCGCGATCTTCTTCGCGACGAGCTCCGACTCCGCGTCCCTGGTCGTCGACATGCTGTGCACCGGCGACGGCGACGCCGGCCCGACCCGTCAGCGCGTCTTCTGGGGCGTCAGCGAGGGGCTCCTGGCCGCGCTGCTCATCGTGCTGGCCGGCGACGAGGGCCTCAACGCCCTGCAACAGGTCATCACGGTCATCGGGCTACCGATGTTCACCCTGATGTTCCTCGCCGGAATCAGTTTCCTCATCGCCCTGCGCAAGGAGAACCTGGAGTACGTCACGAGGGTTCGCGGTGTCCCCGACGAAGCCGTCTCCGCAGGCAAGGAGGCGCTCGATCGCGGTGAGATCACCGGGGAGCTGCCGGTGACGGAGAAGGACGAGAAGGTCAAGTCCGGCTGA